A region of Colletotrichum destructivum chromosome 11, complete sequence DNA encodes the following proteins:
- a CDS encoding Putative Piwi domain, ribonuclease H-like superfamily, with the protein MFKSRLRLWKDIGKHRDLPENIRVYRGGVSECQHQLVIGKEVPLMCKACKEMYPPANQKKGLPHSTVVIVGKRHHIRFYPTREVDADRSSNPKPGTIVDRGGTARPAHYFVVPDEIFRNRYKRIPLPFQNFADLLEDLTQSMSYIYGCATKAVIICTPAYYTDILCDRARCYLSGVYDTSTYSAASSVA; encoded by the exons ATGTTTAAGTCACGACTAAGACTCTGGAAAGACATTGGAAAGCACCGAGACCTGCCTGAAAATATCCGCGTGTATCGCGGCGGGGTCTCGGAATGCCAACACCAGTTGGTCATTGGCAAAGAAGTACCTCTCATGTGCAAAGCATGCAAGGAAATGTACCCGCCCGCCAATCAGAAGAAGGGGCTTCCGCACTCCACGGTGGTCATCGTCGGGAAGCGCCACCACATTCGCTTCTACCCTACTCGAGAGGTCGATGCGGACCGCTCATCCAACCCGAAGCCCGGAACCATAGTGGACCGAGGC GGAACCGCGCGACCCGCGCACTACTTCGTGGTGCCGGACGAGATATTTCGCAATCGCTACAAACGTATTCCGCTGCCCTTCCAGAACTTTGCTGATCTGCTCGAAGATCTGACGCAAAGCATGTCTTACATCTACGGGTGCGCCACAAAGGCCGTTATTATCTGCACGCCTGCCTACTACACTGATATCTTGTGCGATCGAGCAAGATGCTACCTAAGCGGAGTTTATGACACCTCGACCTACTCAGCCGCATCTTCAGTGGCCTGA
- a CDS encoding Putative Piwi domain, ribonuclease H-like superfamily, whose amino-acid sequence MNLKLGGNDQLIDSSQLGLVSEDKTMVVGINVTHTSSDSSRRAPSVAGMVVSVDRWLGQ is encoded by the coding sequence ATGAACCTCAAGCTGGGCGGAAACGATCAGCTGATTGACAGCTCCCAACTTGGGCTTGTCAGCGAGGACAAGACAATGGTCGTCGGGATCAACGTGACCCACACGTCTTCAGATTCGAGCCGTCGTGCGCCGAGTGTTGCCGGAATGGTCGTCAGCGTGGATAGATGGCTCGGACAGTAG
- a CDS encoding Putative Sirtuin family, DHS-like NAD/FAD-binding domain superfamily has product MSITYVQPQDYIHLENIACLISTASRVVVVTGAGISTKAGIPDYRSKNSNNSRYRRSLFHSSVFSDPEKKSCFYKEVTRMHKMAKDANPTETHHFINDLHRAGKLVRCYTQNIDCLEDKVGLCTDLQKGPGIHFKHQANGQSSSLCVSGGMEYVLLHGSVHCLRCSFCSKVYSWDDSNYEKGILAGKEPFCPGCAKLSADRVEKGKRPTAIRTLRPDIVLYGEENPQAEYINEVVKQDLHQRPDILLIMGTSLTTYGVKYLIRDFAEAPHEQNGKVVYVNRTRPAKEWDNIIDYWAEQECDIWVQDLKRRQSALL; this is encoded by the exons ATGTCTATCACTTATGTTCAACCACAAGATTACATCCATCTGGAAAACATTGCGTGTCTGATTAGTACTGCATCAAGAGTCGTCGTTGTTACTGGGGCCGGTATCAGTACAAAAGCAGGTATTCCA GACTACCGATCGAAAAACAGCAATAACTCCCGCTACAGACGCTCGCTTTTCCACTCATCAGTTTTCTCTGATCCAGAGAAGAAGTCCTGCTTTTACAAAGAAGTAACTAGGATGCACAAAATGGCTAAAGATGCCAATCCAACAGAAACCCATCACTTCATCAATGACCTACACCGTGCTGGCAAGCTAGTTCGGTGCTACACTCAAAACATCGACTGCCTTGAGGATAAAGTTGGTCTCTGTACTGATTTGCAAAAAGGGCCTGGGATTCATTTCAAACACCAGGCCAACGGCCAATCAAGCTCCTTATGTGTCTCCGGAGGAATGGAATATGTTCTCCTCCATGGATCTGTCCATTGCTTACGATGCTCCTTCTGTTCTAAGGTATATAGTTGGGATGATAGTAACTATGAAAAGGGGATTTTGGCCGGAAAGGAGCCTTTTTGTCCAGGCTGTGCCAAGCTATCTGCTGACAGAGTGGAAAAGGGGAAGCGTCCAACAGCAATTAGAACGCTCAGGCCCGACATTGTGCTTTATGGTGAAGAAAACCCGCAAGCCGAATACATCAATGAGGTTGTTAAACAAGATCTGCACCAACGTCCTGATATCCTTCTGATCATGGGTACAAGCCTCACAACATACGGAGTCAAGTATCTGATCAGAGACTTTGCGGAGGCTCCTCATGAACAAAACGGGAAGGTGGTGTATGTGAACCGTACAAGACCAGCCAAGGAGTGGGATAACATAATTGATTATTGGGCTGAACAGGAATGTGACATCTGGGTACAAGATCTGAAACGACGGCAGTCGGCGCTTTTGTAA
- a CDS encoding Putative JmjC domain-containing protein: MTTSPDLGVKTSKTLGDICQNRDVVAKGFAKVTVTDYNLHTGGQIKFRSSDDGDGSRVDDYAMRVSQPEEDDGNFIIEYDAINVVAGEITVDLSAQAAVTERQGIFSPASENTRSGLGPSQLTHYYIGDWDALERSQPPVLLCGDLLEKAFSNRVKPGITTPYLYYTNDALTCSGMHLEDVSVPSVNLVRWGASKAWLILEPGQGNIERFESCVKQCMQQRVKRSKAQRHRPYTTAKCSQFVRHQNTLFTTETLGRWKVRFNIVFCGPGELIVTMPGTYHQVVNLGPNLAEAVNVAWPGVSIPPPDYVYCSKKRCDHSDSISKADLVAS, translated from the exons ATGACGACCAGCCCG GATCTGGGAGTCAAAACGAGCAAGACGCTAGGTGATATTTGTCAGAACAGGGATGTCGTCGCCAAAGGTTTCGCTAAAGTCACAGTAACCGACTATAACCTACATACCGGCGGCCAAATCAAGTTCCGTTCGTCCGACGACGGAGATGGTAGCCGAGTAGACGACTACGCCATGAGAGTATCCCAGCcagaggaggatgacggaAACTTTATCATCGAGTACGATGCCATCAACGTCGTTGCTGGGGAAATAACAGTAGATCTTTCCGCCCAAGCTGCCGTAACAGAGCGACAAGGTATCTTCTCGCCTGCATCCGAAAATACAAGAAGTGGTCTAGGTCCTTCCCAGCTCACACACTACTATATTGGCGACTGGGACGCTTTGGAGAGATCCCAACCGCCAGTGCTTTTATGCGGTGACCTTCTCGAAAAGGCCTTCAGCAACCGTGTAAAGCCCGGTATCACCACTCCCTACCTCTATTACACAAATGATGCCCTAACCTGCAGTGGCATGCACCTTGAGGATGTTTCTGTGCCATCGGTGAACTTGGTTCGCTGGGGAGCCTCTAAGGCGTGGCTGATTCTCGAGCCGGGGCAGGGGAACATCGAAAGGTTTGAGAGTTGTGTCAAGCAGTGCATGCAGCAACGCGTGAAGAGGTCTAAAGCCCAGAGACACCGTCCGTATACCACTGCCAAGTGTTCGCAGTTCGTACGCCATCAAAACACCCTCTTCACCACAGAAACACTCGGCAGGTGGAAGGTAAGGTTCAACATCGTCTTCTGTGGGCCGGGCGAGCTCATTGTCACGATGCCGGGCACATATCACCAGGTTGTCAATCTCGGCCCAAACCTCGCCGAAGCGGTCAATGTTGCTTGGCCAGGCGTGAGCATCCCCCCACCGGACTATGTTTATTGCAGCAAGAAACGGTGCGACCACAGCGATAGCATTTCAAAAGCCGATCTAGTGGCTAGCTGA
- a CDS encoding Putative transcription factor E translates to MEDAKTLVKQAVRAFYSPEQVVIIDVLSYHDILSMTQLRSWSITHDQKSLRKACAELERAKLVCTRQLHEDESYIFLDYYQAVHAIQYMVHELRRQVLDENKQVSTTEIVRHYTCPRCTTKWPLIDVIDNADRDAGFLCKRCVTPSILCEEPVRPDPLPRFHKQFAPFIHVLERLDSKSVPRAVFEDLYAQNYPEGGGDTYKRRCS, encoded by the exons ATGGAGGACGCCAAAACACTCGTCAAGCAAGCTGTGCGTGCATTTTACAGCCCCGAGCAAGTTGTAATAATCGATGTCCTATCATATCACGATAT CCTATCAATGACCCAACTGCGCTCCTGGTCCATTACGCATGACCAAAAGTCGCTGAGAAAGGCCTGCGCCGAGCTGGAACGTGCGAAGCTCGTTTGTAC GCGACAGTTACACGAAGACGAGTCATACATCTTTCTCGACTACTACCAAGCCGTTCATGCAATCCAATACATGGTCCACGAACTAAGACGCCAGGTCCTTGACGAAAACAAGCAAGTATCCACTACGGAGATCGTAAGACACTATACTTGCCCTAGATGCACTACCAAGTGGCCGTTGATCGATGTCATCGACAACGCGGACCGTGACGCTGGCTTTTTGTGTAAGCGCTGCGTTACTCCAAGCATCCTGTGTGAAGAGCCGGTCAGGCCAGACCCGTTGCCACGCTTCCACAAGCAGTTCGCGCCTTTCATACACGTACTGGAGCGTCTTGACAGCAAAAGTGTTCCAAGGGCGGTTTTTGAAGATCTCTATGCACAGAACTATCCCGAGGGCGGTGGTGATACATACAAACGGCGATGCTCTTAG
- a CDS encoding Putative superoxide dismutase-like, copper/zinc binding domain superfamily, with protein sequence MQISCVIAATVAAFVGAQSQATGELGDALVVANPQGVVYEAKLPEMPFFNQGSLNGNVRGSIVAMTAPDGNGVKFTVGFSNLPSEGGPFKDGNCTKALAHHDPFNRGETTPCDASKPETCQIGDLSGKHGSVTRDYEQTYIDRYLSLVQGPGSFFGNRSFVFHFANKTRISCANFKLVQRPAPYDNGTGACNTVRATNALATATPHSEAPYYSAASVMSASFYVLGAASILAFVGGVGDV encoded by the exons ATGCAGATCTCCTGCGTCATTGCTGCCACAGTTGCGGCTTTTGTCGGCGCTCAGTCGCAAGCAACCGGG GAGCTTGGCGATGCCTTAGTCGTTGCGAACCCACAGGGTGTTGTTTACGAGGCGAAACTGCCGGAGATGCCCTTCTTCAACCAAGGCTCGTTGAACGGCAACGTCCGAGGgtccatcgtcgccatgaCAGCTCCGGATGGCAACGGAGTCAAGTTCACAGTCGGCTTTTCGAACCTGCCCAGCGAGGGCGGCCCTTTCA AGGATGGCAACTGCACCAAAGCACTCGCCCATCACGACCCTTTCAACCGCGGAGAGACTACACCGTGCGACGCCTCCAAGCCGGAGACCTGCCAGATCGGTGACCTAAGCGGCAAGCACGGATCCGTGACGCGTGACTATGAACAGACATACATCGACCGCTATCTTTCGCTTGTGCAGGGACCGGGATCTTTCTTCGGAAACCGGAGCTTCGTATTCCACTTCGCAAACAAGACACGGATCAGCTGCGCCAATTTCAAACTGGTCCAGAGGCCCGCCCCATACGACAACGGTACCGGCGCCTGCAACACCGTTCGCGCCACGAATGCCCTAGCTACGGCGACTCCTCATAGCGAAGCACCATACTACAGCGCCGCTTCCGTGATGAGCGCGTCGTTTTATGTACTGGGCGCGGCATCCATCCTTGCttttgttggtggtgttggcgacGTCTGA
- a CDS encoding Putative tetratricopeptide-like helical domain superfamily, translated as MHQQALKLKKKVLGPENPPLLNSINNLAEVLQRQGKYDEAEQMHRQTLELREKVLGPGNPSTFVSMDNLALVL; from the coding sequence ATGCATCAGCAGGCGCtgaagttgaagaagaaggtgcTGGGACCAGAGAATCCCCCCTTACTCAACAGCATAAACAACCTGGCAGAAGTCCTTCAAAGACAGGGGAAGTATGATGAGGCAGAGCAGATGCATCGACAGACACTGGAGCTGAGGGAGAAGGTGCTGGGACCAGGGAACCCCTCCACATTCGTCAGCATGGACAACCTGGCACTCGTGTTGTGA